ATACTGGTTGATAAGGGGGCCAATGATCGTATCCATTTCTTTCGGATTGCCAACCTTGTAAGTTGAAACCTTTGCCACAAATTTTTCAGTAAATTCTTTTGCAACGGGTTTTTCCACAATGATTCGGCGTGTTGACATACAGATCTGTCCCTGATGGAGGAATCCCCCGAAAGCTGCGGCGTTCACAGCAGCATTAATATCAGCATCGCGCAGAATGATCATGGGATTCTGTCCACCCAGTTCCAGAGCAACACGTTTTAAATGGCGTCCCGCCTTTTCAGCCAGTTGGCGTCCCACTGCAGTTGAACCGGTCAGGTTGATACGACGCACCTTCGGATGTTCGATGAATTCGTCTCCTATCTCGTTGCTCCCACCAGGTCCATTGGTAACAAGATTCAGAACACCTTTTGGAAAACCTGCTTCATGAAAGACCTCTGCAAGCACTACGCCGCCTGCTGCAGCCGCCTCCGTAGAGGGCTTTAGAACCGCTGTGTTTCCATAGGCAATAGGCATGCAGATAGAACGCAGCGACAGGATCAGCGGCGCATTCCACGGCCCTATGCCTGCAACCACACCCACGGGTTGGCGTATTGCCATATAAAATGCACCGGGCAGATCAGCAGGGATTATTTCACCGGTTGCCTGGTGCGCCTGTGCCGCAGCTTCGCGTAGTAAACCTGGGGTAAACATGGTCTGGAACATGGCAAAGCCAAATGTACAGCCCGTTTCCTCAGCAAGAATCTCAACAATCTCCATTTGTTTCTTTTCGAGAATGTCGGCAGCCTTCAGGAACAAAGCCTGGCGTTCAGCCGGAAGCGTATG
Above is a window of Pseudomonadota bacterium DNA encoding:
- a CDS encoding aldehyde dehydrogenase family protein, producing MPREYKMYINGEWVDALNGEVYDDLNPYTGEVFAKVPAGKKADAKRAIDAAVAAFPSWSHTLPAERQALFLKAADILEKKQMEIVEILAEETGCTFGFAMFQTMFTPGLLREAAAQAHQATGEIIPADLPGAFYMAIRQPVGVVAGIGPWNAPLILSLRSICMPIAYGNTAVLKPSTEAAAAGGVVLAEVFHEAGFPKGVLNLVTNGPGGSNEIGDEFIEHPKVRRINLTGSTAVGRQLAEKAGRHLKRVALELGGQNPMIILRDADINAAVNAAAFGGFLHQGQICMSTRRIIVEKPVAKEFTEKFVAKVSTYKVGNPKEMDTIIGPLINQYQLDQVKNSVDAAVRDGARILYGGKSEGPCYYPTILVNAKLSTPFSCEETFGPVVSVIEVENVEEAIAVANDTMYGLSAAVFTNDLAKGLAIAERIESGMVHINDQTVHDEPQVPFGGVKDSGWGRFGGKAALEEFTELRWISMQLTPRQYPF